Below is a genomic region from Rhododendron vialii isolate Sample 1 chromosome 5a, ASM3025357v1.
AAATCTGACTCTTTACAACTCACTGGTAACTCAGGTCAACTCCATCCTAGGGAATATatgttctggaattggagtttctGATCAGATTTCATCAAACCCATCTTTTCCCACTTGAGAAACAAGAAGTACAATCATCACACAGAGTGAGAAGATTACTGGGTATGACCCAAATTTCTGTAAACTCGaactagtttttttgtttttgttttagtaTATATTGCTGCCCATACCTTTTCTTTGAAATCTgtaattgaagagaaaatcaGTTATTCCTTATGGGTAAAGGAGGAGGGTGTTGTGCCACCAAGTACAGATCACCTTTGGATGAATCTGATAATGATATTTTGCCAAACCCACAAAGGGATAGTAGGTCAGTAACCTCTGTTCAAGAGGGTCAAAACCCTAGAACTGATTCCACAGTCCCACTTCAAGATGGGGCTTTACTCAAGAAATTGAGGATATTCATAGTGTTTTACTCAATGTATGGTCATATAGAGGGTTTGGCAAGGATGATGAAGAAAGGGATTGATGGGATTGAGGGAGTTGAGGGGGTTCTGTTTCGGGTACCGGAGACTCTGTCGCCGGAGGTTTTGGATCAGATGAAGGTGCCATCTAAGGAGGAGGAAATCCCAGTGATATCTGCGGAGGAGTTGGTGGAGGCAGATGGGTTGTTGTTTGGGTTTCCGACGAGGTACGGGAGTATGTCTGCGCAGATGAAGGCGTTTTTCGATTCCACGGGCCAGTTGTGGAAGGAGCAGAAGCTTGCCGGAGTGCCTGCCGGATTCTTTGTGAGCACTGGCACACAAGGAGGAGGGCAAGAGACCACCGCGTAAGTCTAGTTCAgttatttatcttttttcacTCGAGTTGAATTGGTAATTTAGTTGTCAATTTCATGGCATCAAGATTTTATGGTAATCAGTATATTAATATCTAGAGTTTATAAATAGAAAGTAAGTGTTAGTTGCTTAAAAGATGGCGTGGTTGGCCATTcgtattggattgagtttttgGTGAATTAGTGAGGGCGTCTATTTGAATTAGTCATTGATTTGCTTTGGTAATATTAGTAACTTAGTTGTGAATTCATGGCGCCAAGATTTTATGGTAACTAGTGGGGTataattttcttgattttcagACTTTGGAAATCAGTATTTTTCCATTAATTAGCTCAGGTTGCATAAAAATGGTGAGGTATTGGCTTTTCCATTGTAGGTTGAGTATTTGATGGACTTGTTGACAGCATCTACTCAGGTTGTGGAACTCGGAGGAAAAGCGAAGAAGTAGTCCCTACCTATTTAGTATTTACTCTGGGAAGACCTCAGATGTTTGAGAATCGATACTTTCGCTAAATAGTTCGTCTCCTTAGGTTTTGCTTTTATTGCCAGAATTTGGGCAAATTGGGATCAGAAAAGAGGGATTGGAAAGAAGCACCAAGTGGTATCATGAACTTGAGTAATTTTATAGAGGGAGGGAGGCGACCACCATCTCTTTAAGTTTTAATaccctttacagacttcctgCCACCTGTCTCCTCAGTCATTTGCTACTTCCTTACAAGATGCTTGTCTAAATCCATCAGACGCTAAGTTACACTGTAATTTGTCTGGCAGAAT
It encodes:
- the LOC131325689 gene encoding probable NAD(P)H dehydrogenase (quinone) FQR1-like 2 — its product is MGKGGGCCATKYRSPLDESDNDILPNPQRDSRSVTSVQEGQNPRTDSTVPLQDGALLKKLRIFIVFYSMYGHIEGLARMMKKGIDGIEGVEGVLFRVPETLSPEVLDQMKVPSKEEEIPVISAEELVEADGLLFGFPTRYGSMSAQMKAFFDSTGQLWKEQKLAGVPAGFFVSTGTQGGGQETTAWTAITQLAHHGMLYVPIGYTFGAGMFKMDSIRGGSPYGAGVFSGDGSREPSDTELALAEHQGKYMAMIVKRVARPYESIAPDHST